The region AGAAGGCACTGGCGATGAACAACGCCAACGCTGAGCTTTATGCGGAACTGGCCACTGCCTATGCGCGCAGCAACCAATACGATAAAGCCATCGAGGTGTATGACCGCAAGCGTGAGAACGTGGGCCAAAGTAACTCTGACTACTATTACATTGGTAACATCTACATGATGGCCGGTGAAGAGCAGGCTGCCAACGGCAACGCTGCCAAAGCGAATGAGTACTTTAAAAAGGCTGACGAGACGTATGGCAAAGTAACCGAGGCTAACGCTGATTACGCGTACGGTTACCTGTGGAGAGCCCGCGCCAACGCCAGCCAGGACCCGGAGACTGAGCAAGGTTTGGCCAAGCCATACTATGAGCAGTTCATCGAGAAGGCTGGTGGAGAAAAAGAAAAGTATAAGCGTGACCTAATTGAGGCTAACTCTTACTTAGGCTACTACTACTACATCAAAGGCGAACGCGACAACGCTGTGAAGTACTGGACAGAAGTTAGAACCCTTGACCCTAGCAACCCACAGGCAGAGGCCGCTCTAAAAGAGATCTCTAAGACGCCACGAAAGAAGAAGTAAAATTGCTTTAAATAAGTATATAAACAGAAAACCCGCTACTTTGTAGCAGGTTTTCTGTTTATATAGCCTTAGCACTGTACAGGCGAGCTACAAGTGTGGATTTAGATCACTCTTCCATTGTGCGGTATCAGGGCCGCTTGCCAGTCAAATCAAATGCCCCCTCCTTGTCAAAGGTAGCATTTGGACTCATTCTGTTCCTGCCGCAAGCTTACAGCTTGTGGCTTGTTCCACAACTTTTTGAGATTCGGCCTTTTTGAGGTTAACCTATCCCCTTGAGGACAAGTGAGAACGAGGGTCCGAAATTTGCGACTATAGGTCTTAGGAGTGTTTACACCTGCAGATTTACCTGTGTTGCGAATAAAAGTGCTCTGCTCTATAGCCTTACACCCCTGTAGTCCCCTCAAGGGGACAATTATTCAGAATCAGGGCTTATTCCAGAAATGTGATGGGACAAGATAAGGCTAAAAACGCACGGTTGGTTAACGGAGAGTGGTCTCGTGCCCTAATCGTAATCCTGAGGGGCAGGGGTAAGCTTGAAGGGGATAAAGAATTAATACGCATAACTCACCTTATAAGAGTATTATACTTCACAAGTTCTGGAGCGAAGGTATCAGGCTTTAAGTATAGAAACGCCCATTCCTATAAGTATGGGTTTGTCATATTTATACCAAACCACACTTTAGCACCAACACTAGATTTATACTTTACAGCTGATCTGCATACAACTCCCACTTCTCCAGCACCGCCTTGAAGTCCTCCGGAAGGTCAGAATCAAACTGCAGGAAATCCTTGGTAGATGGATGAAGGAAACCCAGCGACTTGGCGTGGAGCGCCTGTCGTGGCATCAATTTGAAGGCATTATCCACAAAGGATTTGTAGGTGCCATTGGGCATTCCGCTCAGTATCCTGTCGCCGCCGTAGGTAGCATCGGAGAAAAGCGGGTGGCCGATGTGCTTCATATGGGCCCGTATCTGGTGCGTCCTGCCCGTCTCCAGGTTGCACTGCACCAGCGACACGTATTTAAAGCTGCGCAATACCTTGTAATGCGTCACAGCATGCTTCCCATAATCTCCGGCAGGGTACACTGCCATTACCTTCCTATCTTTGGCGCTACGGCCTACATGGCCTGTAATAGTGCCCGCCTGCTCCTTGGGAACACCCCATACCAGCGCATAGTAGGTGCGTTCAATACTATGGTCGAAGAACTGCTTGGCCAGGAAAGCCATACTATAATCTGTCTTGGCGATCACCAGCAACCCGGAGGTGTCCTTATCAATGCGATGCACCAGGCCAGGCCTTCCCTCCCCATTGCGGTGCGTAGGCAGGTTTTGCAGGTGATACGCCAGCGCATTGACAAGCGTGCCGTTCCAGTTGTTATAAGCCGGATGCACTACCATGCCGGCCGGCTTGTTTACCAGCAGCAGTTCCTCGTCCTCATAAAGTATGTTCAGCGGGATATTTTCCGGCACAATATCCGTATCGCGCGGAGGTTCTGCCAGCGTAACGGTAATTACATCCAGCGGCTTTACCTTATAGCTTACCTTTACCGGCTTCTGGTTCACCTGCACCGACTCCGAACGGATGGCGCTCTGCAGTTTGTTGCGCGTCACGTTCGGCAGGCGGTCCATCAGGAACTTATCTACGCGCAGCAAGGCCTGCCCCTTGTCCACTACAATGCGATGGTGCTCATACAACTCATCTGAGTCTTCTGTGCCTTCTGTTTCTGTGTACTCTACCACGGTTATGCTTACTGGTATAAAAAAAGGAAAGCCGAAGTATACACAACGGCTTTCCCAAACTATAGAAAATAGCTTACTTAGTTCTTCTTCTTGTTGTTGTTCTTAGCTGGTGTAGTCGCTGGCTTTGCAGCTGGTGTAGCAGCAGCTGGCTCAGGAGTTTGCTGCACTTTTGCCGGGTCAACGCCAAGCTTCTTCAGTACAAGCGGAGAGATGTCGCCATCCTCAGGACCGGCAAGCAGCGCCTGGTTGCTGATCACGTAAGTATAGCCGTTCTCTTTCGCTACATCCTTGATAGCCTTATCGATCTTCGTGATGATCGGGTCTACCAAAGACTTCTCTTTTTGCTGCAGCGACATCTGAGCGTTACGCTGGAACTCCTGGATAGAGTTGTTCAGGCCCATCAGTTCCTTTTCCTTGTCTTCACGGATAGTGGCATCCATGGTGGCTGCGCCTTTCTCGTAAGCCTGCAGTTTGGTCTCGTACTCCGAGTACTTGGTTTTCAGCTGGTTTTCAAGCTGGGTGCTGTGGTCCTTCAACTGAGACTCTATTTGCTTGCTCTCCGGCAATTGCAGCAGAATGTACTCTACGTTAGTATAACCAATCTTAAGCGGCTGGTCGTTGCTTTGGGCATAAGACGCAAAGCTGATCAGAAAGAACGCTGCTACTAATAGTTTAATCTTGTTCATCATTGGTTGGTTGGTTAATAAGTATTTGGATGTTTAGTTGTTAGACTTCTTCTTTGTCGTTTTCCTGGCGGGAGGCTCCGGCTGTTGCTCCTGTGCTTCCTCTCCCACTTCAGGCAGGTTCTCCGGGTCATCCACGATGGCATCTGCCGGTCGCTCGCCTGGGGTATTCTTCCTGTCAGAGGCCAGGCCCAGCTCCTCCAGCACATACTCAG is a window of Pontibacter kalidii DNA encoding:
- a CDS encoding RluA family pseudouridine synthase, whose protein sequence is MVEYTETEGTEDSDELYEHHRIVVDKGQALLRVDKFLMDRLPNVTRNKLQSAIRSESVQVNQKPVKVSYKVKPLDVITVTLAEPPRDTDIVPENIPLNILYEDEELLLVNKPAGMVVHPAYNNWNGTLVNALAYHLQNLPTHRNGEGRPGLVHRIDKDTSGLLVIAKTDYSMAFLAKQFFDHSIERTYYALVWGVPKEQAGTITGHVGRSAKDRKVMAVYPAGDYGKHAVTHYKVLRSFKYVSLVQCNLETGRTHQIRAHMKHIGHPLFSDATYGGDRILSGMPNGTYKSFVDNAFKLMPRQALHAKSLGFLHPSTKDFLQFDSDLPEDFKAVLEKWELYADQL
- a CDS encoding OmpH family outer membrane protein, with product MMNKIKLLVAAFFLISFASYAQSNDQPLKIGYTNVEYILLQLPESKQIESQLKDHSTQLENQLKTKYSEYETKLQAYEKGAATMDATIREDKEKELMGLNNSIQEFQRNAQMSLQQKEKSLVDPIITKIDKAIKDVAKENGYTYVISNQALLAGPEDGDISPLVLKKLGVDPAKVQQTPEPAAATPAAKPATTPAKNNNKKKN